The proteins below are encoded in one region of Paenibacillus albus:
- a CDS encoding DDE-type integrase/transposase/recombinase: MGRISLGVGAKFLFDDRSYVIVEELEDDIFNCKNMASGRIKGFSKHDLIEKLEKGELVFSEEGKNTTNTPIRKNVGADFSKLKESQKKIALFRLSVIEPLLELGDVKSLDPFVRERVDQLIKEGYHHKGNRFSRASIYRWLKDYCNSNRNIWSLVSIYDKCGPKGKLLDREVEIIIQKMIDHFYKRREAVNPKDVFELVIYEIDQTNESRDDGDKLPYPSQSTVYRRVDQRDQEDLARSKKGRRAAFEKYRQVKLQKKPDRPLQRVEIDHTKLDLFLVDDEKKIPLGRPYITILYDVFSGYPLGFYIGYEPSSYHAVMQALKHAISPKNYVKELFPDVENSWDSYGLPELLVTDRGKDFMSSHLDDACAQLNIKLEHTPGRSPWYKGAVERHFRTLNQQLVHKIPGTTFSNIFDKGDYDPKKMPV; the protein is encoded by the coding sequence ATGGGTAGAATTTCACTTGGCGTTGGCGCGAAGTTTCTGTTCGATGATAGAAGCTACGTGATTGTTGAAGAGCTTGAAGATGATATCTTCAACTGCAAGAACATGGCTTCCGGAAGAATAAAAGGCTTTTCAAAACATGATCTCATCGAGAAGCTGGAGAAAGGCGAGCTTGTTTTTTCGGAAGAAGGCAAAAACACAACAAATACGCCGATTCGAAAAAATGTCGGTGCTGATTTTTCGAAGCTTAAAGAGTCACAGAAGAAGATTGCCTTGTTTCGATTATCGGTGATTGAGCCGCTCCTTGAGTTAGGTGATGTCAAGTCGCTTGACCCATTTGTTAGAGAGCGTGTTGATCAATTAATAAAGGAAGGGTATCACCATAAGGGGAATCGCTTCTCACGAGCTTCAATTTACCGGTGGTTAAAGGACTATTGCAATAGCAACCGGAACATTTGGTCGTTAGTTTCCATTTATGACAAATGTGGTCCAAAGGGTAAACTTCTTGATCGAGAGGTAGAAATCATCATTCAAAAGATGATTGACCACTTCTATAAAAGAAGAGAAGCTGTGAATCCGAAAGATGTTTTCGAACTGGTCATTTACGAAATCGATCAAACAAATGAGTCTCGTGATGATGGCGATAAGTTGCCTTACCCGTCACAATCGACTGTTTATCGACGAGTGGATCAGCGTGACCAGGAGGATTTAGCGAGATCCAAAAAGGGACGTCGGGCTGCTTTTGAAAAGTATCGTCAGGTGAAGTTGCAGAAAAAACCGGATCGACCATTACAACGAGTGGAAATCGACCATACGAAATTGGATCTGTTTTTAGTGGATGACGAAAAAAAGATTCCACTTGGCAGACCGTATATAACCATATTGTATGATGTGTTTTCTGGTTATCCACTTGGCTTCTATATCGGCTATGAGCCATCCTCATATCATGCCGTTATGCAAGCGTTGAAACATGCCATTTCCCCAAAAAACTATGTCAAAGAATTGTTCCCGGATGTAGAAAATAGCTGGGACAGTTATGGCTTACCAGAACTCTTGGTGACTGATCGCGGGAAGGATTTCATGAGCTCTCATTTAGATGACGCGTGTGCTCAGCTGAATATAAAGCTTGAACATACGCCAGGAAGATCACCGTGGTATAAAGGGGCTGTTGAGCGTCATTTCAGAACGTTAAATCAGCAGCTTGTTCACAAAATACCGGGGACAACCTTTTCCAATATTTTCGATAAAGGCGATTACGACCCCAAAAAAATGCCAGTATGA
- a CDS encoding Mu transposase C-terminal domain-containing protein — MTMKEFLRVFHIWLIDYYAQSKSEGVKGVPAKIWERGIKEYGEPDLPASKFDWEIAVMKIDKGTIQKHGVRRDHLYYTAPSLRALQSELESKVMGNSVDIKYDPSDLGKIFVYNPLEKNYLEIPCTNQEYASGLNEYAHKINRKLVDEEVGVVNTSALARAKAKIMDIIFGGLDTVMSLNASRYLGVGSTREIERQTVSKANNEPRKAKVKAKVDFFAGVDMSGEWRTENAARRY, encoded by the coding sequence ATGACGATGAAAGAATTTTTAAGGGTCTTTCACATTTGGCTGATCGATTATTATGCACAATCGAAAAGTGAAGGGGTAAAAGGAGTACCGGCTAAGATTTGGGAGCGGGGGATCAAAGAGTATGGCGAACCAGATCTTCCGGCATCCAAGTTCGATTGGGAAATCGCGGTTATGAAGATCGATAAAGGAACTATTCAGAAGCATGGCGTCCGCAGAGATCACTTGTATTATACGGCTCCATCACTTCGTGCGCTGCAATCAGAACTTGAAAGTAAGGTGATGGGAAATTCAGTGGATATCAAGTATGACCCTTCTGATTTGGGTAAGATTTTTGTTTACAATCCCTTAGAAAAAAATTACTTGGAGATACCTTGTACAAATCAAGAATATGCTTCGGGATTAAACGAATATGCCCATAAAATTAATCGGAAGTTAGTTGATGAGGAAGTCGGGGTTGTCAACACTTCTGCATTAGCAAGAGCAAAAGCAAAAATAATGGACATTATCTTTGGAGGTCTGGATACGGTGATGTCGTTAAACGCTAGTCGTTATCTAGGCGTAGGCTCGACTAGAGAAATTGAGCGTCAAACGGTTAGTAAAGCAAATAACGAACCGCGCAAAGCAAAAGTAAAGGCGAAGGTTGACTTCTTTGCCGGAGTTGATATGTCCGGAGAGTGGAGGACTGAAAATGCCGCAAGAAGATATTAA
- a CDS encoding TniB family NTP-binding protein, translating to MPQEDIKPIDRSDYASMDEAARLKIIRDLRVYHPRFNRALEIMRLCHKSKTSGVGLQCAIIEGLPGVGKSELIKAYLKDYHEVTYSKDSTIRKILSAEISSPAKINSFVEDMLAKLGDYNPTSGTRGNKNTRLVELINDCGVELIILDEFQHFMNRHNQKVNYEVADCFKSIINRTNVPVVLFGIQDDAYTVIKSNSQLKDRFSIRFNLNPFGLEDNERVREFRMLLHRIDDELPFLERSNLADPAIFQRLYDATNGVMRPLMKLIGEAASNAIMASRDRIELEDFKQAMIMHNCLGTGKNPFAA from the coding sequence ATGCCGCAAGAAGATATTAAACCAATTGATCGTAGTGATTACGCATCAATGGATGAAGCTGCACGATTGAAAATAATAAGGGATCTGCGCGTCTATCACCCGCGGTTTAACCGAGCACTCGAAATTATGCGCCTGTGCCATAAATCGAAAACATCCGGGGTGGGTCTTCAATGCGCAATAATTGAAGGCTTGCCTGGGGTGGGTAAATCGGAATTAATTAAGGCGTATTTGAAGGATTACCACGAAGTGACGTATTCGAAAGATTCCACAATCAGAAAGATATTGTCAGCCGAAATTAGTAGTCCGGCGAAAATCAATTCGTTTGTGGAAGATATGTTGGCGAAACTTGGAGACTATAACCCAACTTCAGGTACCCGTGGGAATAAGAATACCCGGCTTGTTGAGCTAATTAATGATTGCGGCGTTGAGCTTATTATTTTGGATGAATTCCAACACTTCATGAATCGCCATAACCAAAAGGTGAATTATGAAGTTGCGGATTGCTTTAAATCCATCATCAACCGCACAAATGTTCCAGTTGTTCTGTTTGGGATACAAGATGATGCTTATACCGTCATCAAATCAAACTCACAATTGAAGGATCGGTTTTCAATTCGATTCAACCTCAATCCATTTGGTCTTGAAGACAATGAACGAGTGAGAGAATTCCGAATGTTACTTCATCGCATCGATGATGAGCTTCCATTTTTGGAGCGTTCCAATTTGGCGGATCCAGCAATATTTCAGCGTCTTTACGACGCAACCAATGGTGTAATGCGTCCACTTATGAAGCTTATTGGCGAAGCTGCAAGTAATGCAATCATGGCTTCCAGAGATAGAATTGAGCTGGAAGATTTTAAGCAGGCTATGATTATGCATAACTGCTTAGGTACAGGGAAAAACCCTTTTGCAGCATAA
- a CDS encoding TniQ family protein, with protein MLPFNNRIEPKELESLFSFCHRIARANHFESLPIMMKGKGLNKVSNYNYRESNDPLPLENFMKRTGKEIDRFLMNQFDNVLFECAPNKRMKAKVYLRIHSRYCPDCLQSSHFYRLYWDFTYLTTCVFHKRYLIDRCTNCNKRVNVRNVLSSVCTCGKNLITGKHVDLMLPTDSLLFAQRTIYEAIFNESFSIQRDDGVFIKRKEFFELLFRFCVIIDGLPIKKESSLRGEDKYTFSSNSDIAVISRITEFAFYVVISPNANFNALYRLLESIAYEKPYIFTEKLKILKAIMSHEKGDVYYGEYSQSVTASSRHYVSRRRTITPLNQRHKYIGIMQAVKILGKSYATVKRMCELGILSLNITQTTENKRGVMLIPKEEIDRVKNDFERCLSLKQVREALGLEQKDIEILIAQGKLKACHGPGINGFPEWFIEPESVEQQKCYFQSKIPIVNQETFKEVIPGNKAVFYGRNDPKFSFIDLLDLVLERKIKGGILSREGRMRDLLLEKNSFFEYFGKYNRKHKKTR; from the coding sequence ATGCTGCCTTTCAATAATAGGATCGAGCCCAAAGAGTTGGAAAGTCTTTTTTCATTTTGTCACAGAATCGCAAGAGCAAACCATTTCGAAAGTTTGCCAATTATGATGAAGGGAAAAGGATTAAACAAAGTATCAAATTACAATTATCGAGAAAGTAATGACCCATTGCCACTTGAGAACTTCATGAAGCGCACTGGGAAAGAAATTGATCGATTTTTGATGAATCAGTTTGATAATGTTTTATTCGAGTGTGCGCCTAACAAAAGAATGAAAGCAAAAGTGTATCTTCGTATTCATTCCCGATATTGTCCAGATTGTTTGCAATCATCCCATTTTTATCGGCTTTATTGGGATTTCACATATCTAACAACATGCGTCTTCCATAAGCGCTATTTAATAGATAGATGCACAAATTGTAACAAAAGGGTAAACGTTAGAAACGTTTTGTCATCCGTTTGCACCTGTGGCAAAAATTTAATTACTGGGAAACACGTAGACTTAATGTTACCGACTGATTCTCTACTCTTTGCACAAAGAACAATTTACGAAGCCATTTTTAATGAAAGCTTTTCCATCCAGAGAGATGACGGTGTTTTCATTAAAAGAAAGGAGTTCTTTGAATTATTATTCAGGTTCTGCGTAATTATTGATGGACTTCCTATAAAAAAAGAAAGCTCGCTAAGGGGGGAGGACAAGTATACATTCTCAAGTAATTCTGACATAGCAGTGATTAGTCGTATCACTGAATTTGCATTTTATGTAGTTATCTCTCCGAATGCAAACTTTAATGCTCTTTATAGGTTGCTCGAAAGTATTGCCTACGAAAAACCATATATTTTCACTGAAAAGTTGAAGATATTAAAAGCAATAATGTCTCATGAGAAGGGGGACGTATACTATGGGGAATATTCACAAAGCGTTACTGCTTCTTCACGTCATTACGTAAGTCGAAGACGGACTATTACCCCTTTAAATCAAAGGCATAAATACATCGGAATAATGCAAGCAGTTAAAATACTGGGGAAATCATACGCAACAGTAAAAAGGATGTGTGAGCTTGGAATTCTAAGTTTGAACATAACTCAAACAACTGAAAATAAGAGAGGAGTTATGTTAATTCCAAAAGAGGAAATCGATCGGGTTAAAAATGATTTTGAAAGGTGTCTCTCTCTAAAACAAGTTCGTGAAGCTTTAGGGCTTGAACAAAAAGACATTGAAATTTTGATCGCTCAGGGTAAATTAAAAGCCTGCCATGGACCAGGAATAAATGGTTTTCCTGAGTGGTTCATAGAGCCGGAAAGTGTTGAACAGCAGAAGTGTTACTTCCAATCAAAGATTCCGATTGTAAATCAAGAAACTTTTAAGGAAGTGATTCCGGGAAATAAAGCAGTGTTCTACGGTAGGAATGACCCCAAATTTAGTTTTATTGACTTACTGGATTTGGTGTTGGAAAGAAAAATAAAAGGAGGGATATTGAGCAGAGAAGGGAGAATGCGTGACCTTTTACTTGAGAAGAACAGCTTTTTTGAATACTTCGGAAAATATAACAGGAAGCATAAGAAGACACGCTGA
- a CDS encoding DNA internalization-related competence protein ComEC/Rec2, which yields MAAVPLYVLLAGASPSVVRSGIMAMLGLAAARMHKLKDGLHLLAAAALAMLAWDPYMLGNVGFQLSFLGTAGLIFGVAPVRRCLPRGKHKWQASLLDLLTVTWVAQAVSLPLTLYYFNQLHLLSLLANLILVPFISFLVMPLGGASMLLDSMWHPAGVLAAHVASIGNELTFAFVAKLSSWNSFRLIWATPPLWWVIACYAALMLAFSALNRMYATPLILQSEEEQEEEIRVRSDTQPLFAGQTTSFIQLDEDGSWFSKRMNGFQLLLSSIAFVVLLVWAYNPDVFNRHGYVQFIDVGQGDSILIRSAAGKNILIDGGGAVQFGNRESWRQRKDPYEVGQKLLLPLLSQRGVSHIDLLVLSHLDSDHIKGLQAIIASIPVKAILWNGTWKDSEDAIYMLRTALNKEIPLYPARAGLEWLIDKHTSISILNTPVSASARQAGSIPKEEEQNGQSVALRLRLYDRQFLFTGDADIAEEQHILAELNQLVAPPIRPIDVMKISHHGSKTSTSEEWLSYWKPRTAVISVGRNNVYGHPADLVINRLAAAGIPVKRTDWGGEIQFRVSPNGTLAVKQKIPVHN from the coding sequence ATTGCGGCTGTGCCGCTTTATGTCCTGCTCGCAGGGGCATCGCCGTCGGTTGTACGCTCCGGCATCATGGCAATGCTCGGCCTCGCTGCGGCACGCATGCACAAGCTGAAGGATGGGCTGCATCTACTTGCAGCCGCTGCCCTCGCGATGCTCGCGTGGGACCCGTACATGCTGGGAAACGTCGGCTTCCAGCTGTCGTTTCTAGGCACGGCGGGTCTTATCTTCGGCGTCGCGCCGGTTCGTCGCTGCCTGCCTCGCGGCAAACACAAATGGCAAGCGTCGCTGCTCGATCTGCTCACTGTAACATGGGTCGCGCAGGCTGTATCGTTGCCGCTTACCTTATACTATTTTAATCAGCTTCATCTCCTATCCTTGCTGGCGAACCTCATTCTCGTGCCGTTTATTAGCTTTCTTGTCATGCCGCTCGGCGGCGCCTCCATGCTGCTGGACAGCATGTGGCATCCCGCAGGCGTGCTTGCGGCGCATGTTGCAAGCATCGGCAACGAGCTTACGTTTGCTTTTGTAGCCAAGCTAAGCAGCTGGAACAGCTTTCGACTGATCTGGGCGACGCCGCCGCTATGGTGGGTAATAGCCTGTTATGCAGCATTAATGCTCGCTTTTTCCGCGTTAAACAGAATGTACGCAACGCCTTTAATACTCCAGAGTGAAGAAGAACAAGAAGAAGAGATTCGTGTCCGCTCAGACACTCAACCATTATTCGCCGGCCAAACAACATCATTCATTCAACTTGATGAGGATGGCTCATGGTTCAGCAAACGTATGAACGGGTTTCAACTCCTGCTTAGTTCAATAGCATTCGTTGTTCTGCTCGTATGGGCATATAATCCGGATGTTTTTAATCGTCATGGTTACGTACAGTTCATTGACGTGGGGCAAGGTGATTCGATTCTGATTCGATCCGCTGCAGGCAAGAATATCCTCATTGATGGCGGGGGAGCCGTTCAATTCGGTAATCGCGAATCATGGCGTCAGAGGAAGGATCCGTACGAGGTTGGGCAGAAGCTGCTCTTGCCTTTGCTTAGCCAGCGAGGTGTCAGCCACATTGATCTGCTCGTCCTGTCGCATCTGGACAGCGATCATATCAAAGGGCTGCAAGCGATTATTGCAAGCATTCCCGTGAAAGCGATACTGTGGAACGGTACGTGGAAGGACTCGGAGGATGCCATCTACATGCTTCGAACGGCTCTCAACAAAGAAATTCCTCTTTACCCCGCTCGCGCCGGGCTCGAGTGGTTGATTGATAAGCACACGAGCATCTCCATTCTGAATACGCCTGTATCGGCCAGTGCACGGCAAGCTGGTTCCATCCCAAAAGAAGAAGAGCAGAACGGACAGAGTGTCGCTCTCCGTCTTCGCCTTTACGACCGCCAGTTCCTCTTCACAGGGGACGCCGATATCGCGGAAGAACAGCACATCCTAGCGGAGCTTAATCAGCTAGTAGCACCACCCATTCGCCCAATCGACGTTATGAAAATATCCCATCACGGAAGCAAAACATCCACCTCCGAGGAGTGGCTCTCCTACTGGAAGCCCCGTACAGCTGTCATTTCGGTTGGCCGCAACAATGTTTACGGTCATCCGGCCGATCTCGTAATCAATCGACTGGCTGCGGCGGGCATACCGGTGAAGCGCACCGACTGGGGAGGCGAAATCCAGTTCCGCGTAAGCCCGAATGGCACACTCGCCGTCAAACAAAAGATCCCCGTTCACAACTAG
- a CDS encoding D-2-hydroxyacid dehydrogenase, with translation MATIVSVHPFEEAQVKAIEAAAKGFTYIDVSGFEQTDAREQLAKAEIILGFNRDVLKIVHQGETPLKWVQNLGAGVDHIPLDRFKERGITLTNASGVHANGISESIFAVLLSLTRQVHVYVRNQQQALWKHKHGMGEAHHKTIAILGVGAIGLETAKIAKALSMNVLGVRKSGEPAEWVDRMYTMNELHEVLAQSDYVVNCLPLTSDTKQLIGQAEFTAMKPNACYINIGRGATTDTDALLKALQNGEIAGAGLDVFEQEPLPEDHPLWKMEQVIVTPHAAGDTDVYFERALEIILDNLAHYSEHGSVVRNIVDLQAQY, from the coding sequence ATGGCTACGATTGTTTCGGTACATCCATTCGAGGAAGCACAGGTCAAAGCTATTGAAGCAGCAGCTAAGGGATTTACTTACATAGATGTCAGCGGTTTTGAGCAAACAGATGCAAGGGAGCAGCTCGCGAAGGCCGAGATTATACTGGGTTTTAACCGCGATGTTCTCAAAATCGTCCATCAAGGCGAAACGCCGCTCAAATGGGTGCAGAACTTAGGCGCTGGCGTAGATCACATACCGCTCGACAGATTCAAGGAACGCGGTATTACATTAACGAACGCATCCGGCGTACATGCAAACGGGATTTCGGAATCTATCTTCGCGGTGCTGTTGTCGCTTACTCGTCAAGTGCATGTTTATGTGCGCAATCAGCAGCAGGCTCTATGGAAGCATAAGCATGGCATGGGAGAAGCGCATCACAAGACGATAGCGATTCTAGGTGTCGGCGCGATCGGCCTTGAGACGGCGAAGATTGCCAAAGCGCTGAGCATGAACGTGCTTGGCGTCCGCAAATCAGGGGAGCCTGCAGAGTGGGTAGACCGCATGTATACGATGAATGAACTCCATGAAGTGCTTGCGCAAAGCGATTATGTTGTCAACTGCCTGCCACTGACGAGCGACACGAAACAGCTCATCGGTCAAGCGGAATTCACGGCGATGAAGCCAAACGCTTGCTATATTAATATTGGAAGAGGAGCAACGACAGATACGGATGCGCTCCTTAAGGCTTTGCAGAACGGCGAAATTGCAGGAGCGGGACTTGATGTATTCGAACAAGAACCATTACCGGAGGACCATCCGCTCTGGAAGATGGAGCAGGTAATTGTGACGCCGCATGCTGCCGGTGATACGGATGTATATTTCGAACGGGCGCTTGAGATCATTTTGGACAATTTGGCACATTATAGTGAACACGGATCGGTTGTTAGAAACATCGTAGACTTGCAAGCCCAGTATTGA
- a CDS encoding RNA polymerase sigma factor: MVEQGLIKAAQAGDGDALITLLREIENHVYRTAYYIVGNEQDAMDAAQEALIRIYTKIGTYEEKAQFKTWVQRIVTNICIDKFRRNKPTVSIDEHDMVFQDHTSVEEEVLTSYAAQDIRMAIDKLPEHHRAVVVLRYLQDFSYNEIADSLNLPLNTVKSYLFRARQQLQTYLHDYQRGGVRG, encoded by the coding sequence GTGGTAGAGCAAGGCCTTATTAAAGCCGCACAAGCCGGCGATGGCGACGCTCTGATTACTCTATTGCGCGAGATTGAGAATCACGTCTATCGGACAGCCTACTATATTGTAGGCAATGAGCAAGATGCAATGGATGCGGCGCAAGAAGCGCTTATTCGGATTTATACGAAGATCGGCACCTATGAAGAGAAGGCGCAATTTAAAACCTGGGTGCAGCGGATCGTTACGAATATTTGCATCGATAAGTTCCGGCGCAATAAGCCGACCGTATCTATTGATGAACACGATATGGTGTTCCAGGATCACACATCCGTCGAGGAGGAAGTGCTTACTTCTTACGCTGCGCAAGATATTCGGATGGCGATTGACAAGCTGCCCGAGCATCATAGAGCGGTCGTCGTACTGCGGTACTTGCAGGACTTTTCTTACAATGAAATCGCGGATTCATTGAACCTGCCGCTCAACACGGTGAAATCCTATTTATTCCGGGCACGGCAACAGCTGCAAACGTACTTGCATGACTATCAGAGAGGGGGGGTCCGAGGATGA
- a CDS encoding anti-sigma factor family protein, which yields MNCQEVTEYMQRQLDDDLNGEETEILMTHTRQCPECAAMMERLQLLNEGLENLPKVTPSYSLVDAILPRLAELKVSGEGAEEAAVEAVPAKVVPFDGAAKSGSGKRKWNERYTISAFAGIAAAAVVIVFFLFNYNPNRMGNSDNSTAVADTAAANSTNTSSTDSAADASTMEQKSELNAAANSAVERSSSDTSSDKSTSSSNAVKKSSDLKALKVDPNGEIMPPLVTGDSDKAAPTAGANAPNVEVTGSNDTADAGSDSKADGGASTDSTTSVSSSNTKAADDSAADSAASDNGINKETGGTVAMTDTATSDKKGNQNFTNSNTVIASPISPDGQYQAFIVENRIEIYTVQDSALVFQGVKHAGIANLKWSQDSKELTYETVSSDGAKKVFAIEVKSASEQEQSSNK from the coding sequence ATGAATTGTCAAGAGGTGACAGAATATATGCAGCGTCAGCTAGATGATGATTTGAATGGTGAAGAGACCGAAATCTTGATGACTCATACACGGCAGTGCCCCGAGTGTGCAGCTATGATGGAGCGGCTTCAATTGCTGAACGAGGGACTTGAAAATCTACCAAAAGTGACGCCAAGCTACAGCCTGGTGGATGCTATATTGCCACGACTTGCTGAGCTTAAAGTCAGCGGCGAAGGCGCTGAAGAAGCAGCAGTAGAAGCAGTGCCAGCCAAGGTAGTTCCATTCGATGGGGCAGCGAAGAGCGGCTCCGGTAAGCGCAAGTGGAACGAGCGGTATACGATCAGTGCTTTTGCCGGCATTGCGGCAGCTGCGGTCGTTATTGTGTTCTTCCTATTCAACTATAATCCAAATCGTATGGGGAATTCTGACAACAGTACGGCTGTTGCAGATACAGCGGCGGCAAACAGCACCAATACGAGCTCAACGGACAGCGCTGCTGATGCGAGCACGATGGAACAAAAGTCAGAATTGAATGCTGCTGCGAATTCCGCCGTAGAAAGAAGCTCCTCGGATACGTCTTCGGACAAATCTACTTCTTCGTCGAACGCCGTGAAGAAAAGCAGTGATCTGAAGGCGCTCAAGGTTGATCCTAACGGTGAGATTATGCCCCCGCTCGTTACAGGAGATTCGGATAAAGCTGCTCCAACGGCAGGCGCGAATGCGCCTAATGTTGAAGTGACCGGCTCGAACGATACTGCTGATGCAGGCTCGGACAGTAAAGCCGATGGCGGGGCCTCCACAGATTCGACTACTTCAGTAAGCAGTTCGAATACCAAAGCTGCAGATGACAGTGCCGCGGACAGCGCTGCAAGCGATAATGGCATCAACAAAGAAACCGGTGGAACGGTTGCGATGACCGATACAGCAACAAGCGACAAGAAAGGCAATCAGAATTTCACGAACAGCAATACGGTCATAGCTTCGCCGATCTCCCCTGATGGCCAATACCAAGCTTTTATTGTGGAGAATCGGATCGAGATCTATACGGTGCAGGATAGTGCGCTTGTTTTCCAAGGCGTTAAGCACGCCGGAATTGCCAACTTGAAGTGGTCGCAAGACAGTAAGGAGCTGACTTACGAAACAGTCAGTTCGGATGGTGCGAAGAAAGTATTCGCCATTGAAGTGAAGTCTGCTTCCGAGCAGGAACAATCTAGTAATAAATGA
- the holA gene encoding DNA polymerase III subunit delta — MELKDAQKEWKAGQFRPVYVLYGKDRYRMRQFVAALTDKLLPPDEQELGIVKYDTSETPIEEVVAEADTLPFFASRKLVLVRDSSVLAAAQGKEAKLEHSTDSLIAYLKQPCETSVIVFQVMAEKLDERRKVVKLLKEQDALMPFQELQENELLQWTIKRAEEQGRTMSRDAAQLLLARAGTSMQQLAHEVDKLCLHAGNGGSISGEDVEQLIASTVEEDVFALIDAMASLQVERALKLYRELLLRREEPIKIAALIARQFRIMLQVKELEQHNYSQQQMAGQIGLHPYAVKLAAEKAKRFSAQTLGKHLSRLAELDYSMKTGRVDKTLGLELFLLSLAA, encoded by the coding sequence ATGGAGCTAAAGGATGCACAGAAGGAATGGAAAGCTGGGCAGTTCCGCCCCGTCTATGTGCTGTATGGGAAAGATCGTTATCGGATGAGGCAGTTCGTAGCAGCGCTCACTGATAAGCTGCTGCCGCCGGACGAGCAGGAGCTTGGCATCGTTAAATATGATACGTCGGAGACACCGATCGAGGAAGTTGTCGCAGAAGCGGATACGCTGCCTTTCTTTGCGTCACGTAAGCTGGTGCTTGTGCGGGACAGCTCTGTGCTTGCCGCAGCGCAAGGGAAAGAAGCGAAGCTTGAGCATAGCACGGATTCGCTGATCGCCTACTTGAAGCAGCCTTGCGAGACAAGCGTTATCGTCTTTCAAGTGATGGCGGAGAAGCTCGACGAGCGCCGCAAGGTGGTCAAGCTGCTCAAGGAGCAAGACGCGCTCATGCCGTTCCAGGAGCTGCAAGAGAATGAGCTGCTGCAATGGACGATCAAGCGGGCCGAGGAGCAGGGGCGTACGATGAGCCGCGATGCAGCGCAGCTGCTGCTCGCCAGAGCGGGCACCAGTATGCAGCAGCTTGCGCATGAAGTAGACAAGCTCTGTCTGCATGCAGGGAACGGCGGCAGCATTAGCGGCGAGGATGTGGAGCAGCTAATTGCATCCACCGTCGAAGAGGATGTGTTTGCGCTTATTGATGCGATGGCTTCGCTGCAGGTTGAGCGTGCGCTGAAGCTGTACAGAGAGCTGCTTCTGCGCCGCGAAGAGCCGATCAAGATCGCAGCGCTCATTGCGAGGCAGTTCCGCATCATGCTCCAAGTGAAGGAGCTGGAGCAGCACAATTACTCGCAGCAGCAGATGGCGGGGCAGATTGGCTTGCACCCGTACGCGGTGAAGCTGGCTGCGGAGAAGGCGAAGCGATTCAGTGCTCAGACGCTCGGCAAGCATCTTAGCCGGCTTGCCGAGCTTGATTATAGTATGAAGACTGGCCGCGTGGACAAGACGCTTGGCCTAGAGCTGTTCTTATTATCGCTTGCTGCTTAA
- the rpsT gene encoding 30S ribosomal protein S20, which produces MPNIKSAVKRVKTIEKRRALNASQKSALRTAVKAADLAVVATDVDAAKAALINATKKLDKAVTKGLIHKNAAARKKSRLAKKLNALSAQA; this is translated from the coding sequence ATGCCAAACATTAAATCCGCTGTCAAACGCGTTAAGACAATCGAGAAACGCCGCGCTTTGAACGCTTCGCAAAAATCAGCTCTTCGCACGGCCGTTAAAGCTGCTGACCTAGCTGTTGTTGCTACTGATGTAGATGCTGCTAAAGCAGCTCTGATCAATGCTACAAAGAAGCTGGATAAAGCTGTAACTAAAGGCCTGATTCATAAAAATGCAGCTGCTCGCAAGAAGTCGCGCCTGGCTAAAAAGCTGAACGCACTTAGCGCTCAAGCCTAA